One window from the genome of Desulforamulus ruminis DSM 2154 encodes:
- a CDS encoding undecaprenyl diphosphate synthase family protein — protein MTSKFKRLPKHIGVIPDGNRRWAQAQGLLKEQGYAHGINPGFMLYETCLELGIPELTFYGFTQDNTKRPSVQKQAFQKACVDAVMTLANRDASLLVIGNTNSPQFPEELLPFTTRKVFGQGLIKINFLVNYGWKWDLTHGFNSGSSGDIHNSIASSDISRIDLIIRWGGRRRLSGFLPVQSIYADFYVVDHFWPDFEQKHFYEALKWYEEQDITLGG, from the coding sequence ATGACTTCTAAATTTAAACGACTTCCCAAACACATTGGCGTTATACCGGACGGCAACAGAAGATGGGCCCAGGCCCAGGGGTTACTGAAGGAGCAGGGCTATGCCCATGGAATTAACCCCGGTTTTATGCTCTACGAAACCTGTCTGGAACTGGGAATACCGGAGTTAACCTTTTATGGCTTTACCCAGGATAACACCAAACGTCCCTCTGTTCAAAAACAAGCTTTTCAAAAGGCCTGTGTGGATGCGGTTATGACTTTGGCCAACCGTGACGCCTCTTTATTAGTCATTGGCAATACCAATTCCCCACAGTTTCCCGAAGAACTGCTTCCCTTTACCACCCGCAAAGTCTTTGGACAAGGTTTAATTAAAATAAATTTTCTGGTAAACTATGGTTGGAAGTGGGATTTAACCCATGGCTTTAACAGCGGTTCATCCGGCGATATTCACAATTCCATTGCTTCCAGCGATATTTCCCGAATTGATCTGATCATCCGCTGGGGCGGTCGGAGAAGGCTCAGTGGTTTTTTACCGGTGCAATCCATCTATGCGGATTTTTACGTGGTTGACCATTTCTGGCCGGACTTTGAACAAAAGCATTTCTATGAAGCGCTAAAATGGTATGAAGAGCAAGATATTACCCTGGGCGGTTAA
- a CDS encoding DUF4365 domain-containing protein encodes MMASMERNAPPIAPLANGIGNSTFLKAKKIFFDSLPFPWVLLENRSIQDNHYDIEIFEPDKSLGVAISVSIKGTTNLQINHDWIKLSLPVDQLIGFYDEMEKPLLLSLVDVEKEQVFWLLTQHYVHNILDVSSPGWRNKKTVTLKIPFDQQLSTSGPLLWTHLLETLELTYFRNFHTPYREISSRIQNYTNSPGQMELALKREMEKQYKKQIRQKSECSVEGCHSCSEDEMDDTLSFHADNLIQKSLEHAQQLKLLDPKENRTAFYCIREALDHSGRHATLGVRHTAIGEMSFYDYLLYFMKVFDTGRLQSIDCLIRPEEHLRYFKALRELTTAISSALDDGEIFATSMLMIRLADTYLFAIPYISKTFGQEQASPLLDYAQTLLVLAHELASLVEAPGRILQ; translated from the coding sequence ATGATGGCTTCCATGGAACGGAATGCACCGCCCATAGCCCCTCTGGCCAATGGAATTGGTAACTCTACCTTTCTAAAGGCCAAAAAAATTTTTTTTGATTCCCTGCCCTTTCCCTGGGTTCTTTTGGAGAACCGTTCCATTCAGGATAACCATTACGATATTGAAATTTTTGAACCGGATAAATCCTTGGGAGTTGCTATCAGTGTAAGCATTAAAGGTACAACCAATCTGCAAATCAATCATGACTGGATAAAATTATCCTTGCCCGTTGATCAGTTAATTGGTTTTTATGATGAAATGGAAAAACCTTTACTGCTTTCCCTGGTTGATGTGGAAAAAGAACAGGTTTTTTGGCTTTTAACCCAGCATTATGTACATAATATCCTCGATGTGTCATCTCCGGGCTGGCGCAATAAAAAAACCGTCACCCTTAAAATTCCTTTTGACCAGCAACTATCCACCTCAGGTCCTCTGTTATGGACTCATCTTCTGGAAACTTTGGAACTTACTTATTTCAGAAATTTTCATACTCCCTACCGTGAAATCAGCAGCAGAATTCAGAACTACACCAATTCCCCCGGACAGATGGAACTGGCCCTAAAAAGGGAAATGGAGAAGCAATATAAAAAGCAAATTCGACAAAAGTCGGAATGTTCTGTAGAAGGCTGTCATTCCTGTTCGGAAGATGAAATGGACGATACGCTGTCCTTCCATGCGGATAACCTGATTCAGAAAAGCCTGGAACATGCCCAACAACTTAAATTGCTTGACCCGAAGGAAAACCGGACCGCCTTTTATTGTATCCGGGAGGCCCTTGATCATTCCGGACGCCATGCCACCCTGGGGGTTCGCCATACGGCCATAGGCGAAATGTCTTTCTATGACTACCTCTTGTACTTTATGAAGGTTTTTGATACGGGCAGACTTCAGTCCATTGATTGCCTCATCCGCCCGGAAGAACACCTGCGTTATTTTAAAGCCTTGAGAGAACTAACCACAGCCATTTCTTCCGCCCTGGATGACGGCGAAATTTTTGCTACCAGCATGCTGATGATACGGCTGGCGGATACCTACTTATTTGCGATCCCTTATATCAGCAAAACTTTTGGCCAGGAACAGGCTTCTCCACTGCTGGATTATGCCCAGACCCTCCTTGTTCTGGCTCATGAACTGGCCTCCCTGGTGGAGGCGCCGGGACGCATTCTGCAATAA
- a CDS encoding (Fe-S)-binding protein, protein MSNLRPQDIGKPSEQLGKIEQLMPLPAPYDKPGMEPDFKAPKESWKEDYCTTLDGFVGNETLVRPKTKEEEEEMVKKFLSGLEKLFSDETNRNYLQPFLLSFEYCAKCNTCSEACHVFKASGEQEIYRPIFRSEVLRKIAKKHFKGDGFWSKFSGGDIDINIETIMRLGELAYRCNLCRRCAQTCPLGLDNGLLTREIRKLFSMEMGIAPKPLHEKGSMLQLKTGSSTGITKEAFLDMIEFLEDDLYERTGKKYKIPVDKKGADILLTHNAGEYMAWPENPAAFVVLFEEAGLDWTLSSDMIGYDNVNYGLFYDDAQSRKIGLAQMKAAKDLGVRRIVVGECGHAHKAAMVSIDRAFVGDDNIPRESFLPLLADIIKKGVYKLDPMRNNFPVTMHDPCNVVRMMGIMQPQRDIIKAVAPQFREMYPHGAKNFCCGGGSGFAIMKSFNFPEFRNKVSSRMKFKQILEAFKGEMELDIPKYVAAPCSNCKGAIRDILEYYQATAKFNVHYGGLVELVVNAMVMFDKPFLEFLDEEEFAAQHIHK, encoded by the coding sequence ATGAGTAATCTGAGACCCCAAGATATAGGCAAGCCTTCTGAGCAGTTGGGTAAGATTGAACAACTAATGCCGCTGCCGGCACCCTATGATAAACCCGGCATGGAGCCGGATTTTAAGGCTCCAAAAGAATCCTGGAAAGAGGACTATTGCACCACCCTGGACGGTTTTGTGGGCAATGAAACCTTAGTCCGGCCTAAGACCAAAGAAGAAGAAGAGGAAATGGTCAAGAAGTTTTTGAGTGGTTTGGAAAAACTATTCTCCGATGAAACCAACAGAAACTATCTGCAGCCCTTCCTGCTGTCTTTTGAGTATTGCGCTAAGTGCAACACCTGTTCCGAAGCTTGTCACGTATTTAAAGCCAGCGGGGAACAGGAAATTTACAGACCCATCTTCCGCTCGGAAGTGCTTCGCAAGATTGCCAAGAAACACTTCAAAGGAGATGGCTTCTGGTCCAAGTTTAGCGGTGGGGACATTGATATTAATATCGAAACCATCATGCGCCTCGGTGAACTGGCCTATCGCTGCAATCTGTGCCGCCGTTGCGCCCAAACCTGTCCCTTGGGCCTGGACAATGGCTTGTTAACTAGAGAGATCAGAAAGCTGTTTAGTATGGAAATGGGTATTGCGCCCAAACCCTTGCATGAAAAAGGCTCCATGCTGCAGTTAAAAACCGGCTCCAGTACCGGTATTACCAAAGAGGCCTTCCTGGACATGATTGAGTTCCTGGAAGACGATCTTTACGAAAGAACCGGTAAAAAATATAAGATTCCTGTGGATAAAAAGGGAGCCGACATTCTTCTGACCCACAATGCCGGTGAATATATGGCCTGGCCCGAAAACCCCGCTGCCTTTGTGGTCCTTTTTGAGGAAGCCGGCCTGGACTGGACCCTGAGCAGTGACATGATCGGTTACGATAACGTGAACTACGGCTTGTTTTATGATGACGCCCAGAGCCGGAAGATTGGTCTGGCACAGATGAAAGCCGCTAAGGATCTGGGTGTAAGAAGAATTGTTGTGGGCGAGTGCGGCCATGCCCATAAAGCCGCAATGGTTAGTATTGACCGGGCTTTTGTAGGGGACGACAACATTCCCCGGGAAAGTTTCCTGCCTTTGCTGGCCGACATTATTAAAAAGGGAGTTTACAAGCTGGACCCCATGCGCAATAATTTCCCGGTCACCATGCACGATCCCTGCAACGTGGTCCGCATGATGGGGATTATGCAGCCCCAGCGTGACATTATTAAAGCAGTGGCTCCCCAGTTCAGGGAAATGTATCCCCATGGGGCGAAGAACTTCTGCTGTGGCGGCGGTAGTGGCTTTGCCATTATGAAGTCCTTTAACTTCCCTGAATTTAGAAACAAAGTAAGCAGCCGCATGAAATTTAAACAAATCCTGGAAGCCTTTAAGGGTGAAATGGAATTAGACATTCCTAAATATGTTGCGGCTCCCTGCTCAAACTGTAAAGGGGCCATTCGGGATATTCTGGAGTACTATCAAGCCACGGCCAAGTTTAACGTTCATTATGGCGGTTTAGTTGAGTTAGTAGTGAATGCCATGGTCATGTTTGACAAACCCTTCCTGGAGTTCCTGGATGAAGAGGAGTTTGCCGCACAGCACATTCATAAATAA
- a CDS encoding respiratory nitrate reductase subunit gamma gives MLLTVFIYVSILAFIGLSLYKARQYAKMPMHGRWELYPVPKEPGEKGHYGGSYYEDLEWWNKPRKVSHAGEIIDMLKEMLFIKNLFINQRRQWWFSYALHLGIYLLGLWAILLVAGAATELSGVPITTADGISSNPWAGFVYYATLISGGAGAILLAFGSICLFFKRSLNNTFVKYTTPQEYFNLFFLFAVVASGMVVWSGDPGFNYGREIIKSLLTFSPVQADFALTIHILLLGAVMIYIPQTKMSHYVGKYFAFHKILWDNEPNLRNSEMENTIKKALSYKPKASWSAPHISPAPPSPEKK, from the coding sequence TTGTTGCTGACGGTATTTATCTATGTTTCAATCCTCGCTTTTATAGGGTTATCGCTCTATAAAGCACGGCAGTATGCCAAAATGCCCATGCACGGCCGTTGGGAACTGTACCCTGTTCCCAAAGAACCCGGGGAAAAGGGGCATTACGGCGGTTCTTATTATGAAGACCTGGAATGGTGGAATAAACCCCGGAAAGTCTCTCATGCCGGCGAAATTATTGATATGCTTAAAGAGATGCTTTTCATTAAAAACCTGTTTATTAACCAGAGACGTCAATGGTGGTTTTCTTACGCGCTGCATCTGGGCATTTATTTATTAGGTTTATGGGCGATTTTATTAGTTGCAGGAGCTGCCACTGAGTTGTCCGGTGTTCCTATCACCACTGCGGACGGAATCAGCAGCAACCCCTGGGCTGGCTTTGTTTATTACGCAACGCTTATTTCCGGCGGAGCCGGAGCAATCCTACTGGCCTTTGGTTCCATCTGCCTGTTCTTTAAAAGATCCTTAAACAATACTTTTGTCAAATATACAACTCCCCAAGAATATTTTAATTTATTTTTCCTGTTTGCCGTGGTTGCATCCGGTATGGTTGTCTGGTCCGGAGATCCTGGTTTTAACTATGGCCGGGAAATTATCAAAAGCTTGCTGACTTTCTCACCGGTTCAAGCGGATTTTGCGCTGACCATTCACATTTTGCTGTTGGGCGCGGTGATGATTTACATTCCCCAAACCAAAATGAGCCACTATGTAGGCAAATATTTTGCCTTCCATAAAATCTTATGGGATAACGAACCGAACCTGAGAAACTCGGAAATGGAAAACACCATTAAAAAGGCCTTGAGCTACAAACCAAAAGCCTCCTGGTCTGCACCTCATATTAGCCCGGCACCCCCTTCACCGGAAAAGAAGTAA